The genomic window AACTGTGCATGAACATCAGGGCTTTCTGCTCCCTGTTCCTCTAAGAAGCGATGGGAACCGAGCCAATGGGCACTGCCATTCAGAAATGCTGTAGCTCCCTTGCCCTGAAAGGCCTGGAAGTCCTGGGCGGGCATGAAAGCCACCCCCTGGGATTTCACATGGGCCACAATCGCCCGGGCCAGGGGATGATCGCTTTGTGACTCCATGGCTCCTGCCACACGAAGGAGTTCCAGTTTGGTGTGGCCATTCAGGGGAACCACTTGCACCACGCTGGGATGGCCTTCTGTGAGTGTGCCAGTCTTGTCGAAAGCGATGGCCTTCAGGTGGGCGGGGATCTCCAGGTACATGCCTCCCTTTACGAGGGCGCCATGCCGGGCAGCAGAAGCCAGACCCGCCACGATGCTTACGGGTGTGGAGATCACAAGCGCACAAGGGCACGCGATCACCAACAAGACCAGGGCTCGATAAAACCAATCCCCCCAGATCCCGCCCAGCATCAAGGGTGGGACTAAAGCTACCAGGAGAGCCAAGACCATCACCACAGGGGTGTAAACCTTCGCGAAGCGGTCCACCCATTGTTCTGAGGCTGCACGCTTGGTCGAGGCTTCTCCGATCATGCGGATGATCCGGGCGAGCACTGTGTCACTAGCGGGCCTGGAACACTCAATGACAAGTGCGCCGTCTCCGTTGATGCTTCCTGCAAAGACTTCCTCGCCCGGGACCTTCGTGACCGGCATGCTTTCTCCGGTTATTGGAGCTTGGTTGAGTGCGCTGGTGCCTTGGAGGACGAGGCCATCGAGCGGCACACGTTCCCCGGGTCTCACATGGAAGAGGGCACCCACGGAGACCTCTTCGGGGCGGACAGGTGTGCTCCCTCCATTTTTCACCAACTGAACAAGGGTTGGCGTCAGATCCATGAGGGCTTCCACGGCCCGACGGGCACGGCTCAGGCTCCATCCTTCAAGGGCATTCGACACCGCGAAGAGAAAAGCCACCGTTGCGGCCTCGAACCACTCTCCAATGCTGATGGCACCAAGGATAGCAATCACCATGAGTAGGTTCATGTCAGGGCGCAGGCGCCGGGCCGATAGCCACGCCTTCGGTGCGATGAACCAGCAAGCGGCGAACATCGCGCCCAGGTAGGCACCTTTTGAAGCCCAGGGGATCCTGTGGACATGGCCCATACCCTCAGCGCCAAGGGCTTCATGAAAGCCGCCCGAGGACCAAATGTGGAGGCCGAAGGCCAGGGCGGTGAGTCCACCGCTGAAAATCGTGAGGACTAACTGGACCTTTTGACGTCCGGACTTCTCGTGACCTGATCCCGCACTTTCCCGCCACGGTTCGGCATTCATGCCCGTACTAGCCACGGCCTTAAGAATGGCCTCAGAGGAGGCCGAAGCCCCCTCTGAAACGATCATCTTGGCATTCAAGAGGTCGAAGGCGAGATGTTCCTCGCCCCCAACCACGGGACCAACCTCACGCTTGAGGGTGGCCACTTCCTCGGCGCAATCCATTCCATGAACCTTGAAGGTCCTGCGCCGGGTGTTCATTGAAGCCCTCCAATAACCATCTCCATCTGTGCTTCGAAGGAGTCTTTCCAATCCTTTCTGTGAAGTGAAAGTTGGTATTTCGTGACCTGCAATCGGCCTGTGTCAACAGAGAATGACCACGTCTCTTTGCGATCCAGCATGTACTCGCCGAAGTGGGGCGACAGTTTCCCCTTGTAGGCCTGGATGATTTCTAAACTGACGGGAGTGCCATCCTTCTTCAGGTGAAGCCTCGCCTCACCCACCTTCATTTTGAAGGTCCAGAATTTGCCCGCCGGGCGAGGTGCTTCAAGAGGGTAGACCAGAATCCTGTCACCTGGCTCACCGCGACCAGCCGAAGGACTTTCCTCGGCTCTCGGCTGGAGGCGACGGACGAACCGGATCAAGACAGAACCCGGATCGGCCAACGCAGCCATCTTGGATGGGCTGGTGACCTGGCTGAACCAACGCTGTCCTTCTGACAAAGGGGCAGATTCTCCCAATTGCGGGTCATGAGCATGCTGAGGTGCGCTTGCCCAGGTGTTCCCCTGGCGAGTTGTTCCTACGAACAGGGCGCCAGATTCTTTGAATTCTCCTTTTGATCTCCCTTCATGGAACGACTTGTAGGAAACCTTGTAATCCACAGATCTCGATGTGGAACCGATAGGGGGTTGGGTTTCCAGCAATCCTTTTAATGCCTGAGAAACTGGTGTTGATGGAGATGTGGTGTTCAGAGTGGCGAGGAGAAGAACTGCCATAGCGGTCATCATGATTCACTCTCCGGCAGGATTTCGGGGCTAGATTTCGGCT from Geothrix sp. includes these protein-coding regions:
- a CDS encoding heavy metal translocating P-type ATPase — encoded protein: MNTRRRTFKVHGMDCAEEVATLKREVGPVVGGEEHLAFDLLNAKMIVSEGASASSEAILKAVASTGMNAEPWRESAGSGHEKSGRQKVQLVLTIFSGGLTALAFGLHIWSSGGFHEALGAEGMGHVHRIPWASKGAYLGAMFAACWFIAPKAWLSARRLRPDMNLLMVIAILGAISIGEWFEAATVAFLFAVSNALEGWSLSRARRAVEALMDLTPTLVQLVKNGGSTPVRPEEVSVGALFHVRPGERVPLDGLVLQGTSALNQAPITGESMPVTKVPGEEVFAGSINGDGALVIECSRPASDTVLARIIRMIGEASTKRAASEQWVDRFAKVYTPVVMVLALLVALVPPLMLGGIWGDWFYRALVLLVIACPCALVISTPVSIVAGLASAARHGALVKGGMYLEIPAHLKAIAFDKTGTLTEGHPSVVQVVPLNGHTKLELLRVAGAMESQSDHPLARAIVAHVKSQGVAFMPAQDFQAFQGKGATAFLNGSAHWLGSHRFLEEQGAESPDVHAQLESLDADGRTVVAFGVGRELIGFLALADAVRPTTASVFQNLRGAGVEHLVLLTGDNKGTAQAVGRQVGLTEIQAELMPEDKVKAIEALVAKYGQVAMIGDGVNDAPAMARATLGIAMGAMGSDAAVETADIALMNDDLTRIPWLVNHSHRTLTVIRQNITFALAVKALFVVLTMVGHASLWSAIAADMGASLLVIFNGLRLLKA